The Palaemon carinicauda isolate YSFRI2023 chromosome 38, ASM3689809v2, whole genome shotgun sequence genomic interval gcggaatagatatttgtttgaggctcgaggtgagggtgacaggttcatccttgccaagattcttggaaatgatgtgtcctaccatgcaagtggcatttttagatttctttcagaagcaggtcttctgaaaaatatttaacttttatgacattcagcttttatgattttaattgaatacagtgaaccctcgctacttcgcggttcgaccatcgcggattcaccacttcgcggatttttttcataacccatgtatatacatatatcgcggattttccagaaatatcgaaaataccgcgatgtgaccgatggtgcgagattggagaaagtaaggaaaattgaatcgtgattgattttcaatataaatgaaactttgaggagcaacaaagatatcatttgttagagagatagagagaggtaaggaatgggaggtagtgaaaagtagcccacagagagagagagagagagattaaatgtaataaacaaaaaatttgataggttataacacattggtgcttatgtaatatcaactgtatactgtagacggtttgaataagttaagaaatggtataaaagatacttttttagtgaattcgtacacactcaagagcggcagctagatgacagctgatctaatcacagccaaaagtaaaaaaaaaagaagtcaacaatactcgatttttaaaacaaacccgaaatttaaaaacaaaagtacacgctttcttaaagtgcaattaactatttaaagagtggcaattttctagaataaaatgatatttcccaaaaaatagtggtttgctgatgaaatcggatgccgtatttttagctatgattgaaatggatgtagactcggcctaattatttcgtttcgtatttaattgacactaagaaaactaattttagtttcttcatctaaatgtaagtattgtataacacgaagagagagagagagagagagagagagagagagagagagagagagagagagagagagagagagagagagagagagagagagagagatcagctgttgtactcaaatggcgtgtttttgtttcgtgagaatttcatcgccacgactttaacaacaacatactgtactgaactttacagtattatacagactactgtaatatgataaagtaaaatatttgtaatctattttatatgaaatggggctattttttttttgtttaaaatttacatttacgtatgtaaaacaactctctctctctctctctctctctctctctctctctctctctctctctctctctctctctctctctctctcgtagattgttttcctgctttgctacgtatgtaagattttatatagatacggtaaataatatttgtaataacatattttattaaagcttttactgtaatatcattatttatcactttcatcatgcgcgttaaattccttagtttgtttactgagcgtactttatgacgccgtcgtttcaggcggcgtcataaagagaaacattttatttggaagtcctaagaaaaattaagtaaaacattagtaataaccaaatcaacatactgtactgaataatcaatataatcgatgcagaaactaacctatacacagatgtgtaaatgcgtttgtttcttcattataatcagagataaacgtaaacaaaacattggttgccattttttatcgtgctttttggcgtgtttaggaaacgcatgatataaagtcgcccttaatatttgtgcctgttttagtttagggtatgttagtacatgcattaagtgttctgtacattaaagggtagtttgttaacagtactacgtacaagggaaggttttaaaagtctgaatatacatgttaaataaataggtaaatatggtgtcactacttcgcggattttcacctatcacggccgggtctggaacctatctaccgcgataaacgagggttcactgtactctttaattttttattttattttatttttatatttttgtatactgtacataaattaaatgttaccggcatcaatgacctcagatttcaggatgcctgaaaactttaaatcaatcaatcaaccatggtagtggcttatatcaacaagcaaggaggcactttttcgcagcagctatcccatcttgcagtagagattctgaggtggaccgaagtccactcgataacactatcagctcgcttcattcctggcaagaggaatgtgcttgccgacagtctgagcagggcctcgcagatagtgagtaccgagtggtctttggatcctcagatagccaacaaagtcctgactttgtggggttccccgactgaggacctgttcgcgacagcgtttaacttcaagctgcctctgtactgctccccagtcccggaccccaaggcactctggcaagatgctttccagcaacggtgggagaacatcgacgtgtacgccttcccaccgttctgtctgatgagaagggtgctcaacaggaccagactatcggtcaactgttcgatgactctggtagctcctctatggcatcacgcggaatggttcccggaccttctgcagctcctgacggagctcccaagggaacttcctccacgacacgagcttctcagacaaccccactccgacgtccttcacaaggccgtggccttgcttcgtcttcacgcctggagactatccagcttctcctcacggagagaggctttttacaacaggttgcggagagaatgtttcggcacctgcgaaggtcctctgagggagtctaccaggcgaaatggagagagttttgtggttggtgtcgtgggaggggtatctctccactcgatgcctctattccagcaattgcggacttcctcgtttatctgcgggaggaaatgcgcctttctgtctcggcagtgaaaggctatcgctcagccttaagcttggccttcaggctgaaaggcgtggatatttcttcctcgctagaactctctttactcatacgtagctatgagcttacctgcccccagtcggaagtgagacctcctccttggaacgtggttcgggtcctcagggctcttaacccttttacccccaaaggacgtactggtacgtttcacaaaagccatccctttacccccatggacgtaccggtacgtccttgcaaaaaaatgctataaaaatttgtttttcatattttttgataattttttgagaaaattcaggcattttccaagagaatgagaccaacctgacctctctatgacaaaaattaaggttgttagagcaatttaaaaacaatatactgcaaaatgtgctgggaaaaaaataaccccctgggggttaagggttggaaatttccagataccccggggtaaaagggttaagagacctcccttcgaatcatgacgccaggcctctgatcgccacctgccttggaagacggcttttctactcgctttggcttcggccaagcgggttagtgaacttatggtctctcgtacgacatcgcccattcaaggggatggggggaggtaacgttcagattcgtccctgagtttgtagccaagactcagaatcctggagtgtcGGATccatcctcggttcgactctttcaggattgcgagtctccgctctgtaacaagcgacccagaccagctgttactatgtccagtaaggtgtctgaggcactacttgaagagaacggctgcagtccgtcctcaagtgcgagctttgtttgtgagcacaggcaggactaagaggagggtcaccaggaacaccatctcagcttggattcgaagggttatccaccatgccttgaatccagactctcctccgtcacgtcgccctagggcacacgatgtcaggggtgttgatacgtccttggccttcaagagaaacttctctgtgacgcaggtacttcaactGGGGTCttgaagcgtcagacgaccttcacagcccactaccagcaagacgtgacccacaggagcctcgatacgttttctatcggccctgtggtggctgcacaacagctggtctaacctcaggctcctttatggacaagtaccagtaggttgagggcgttgttacccggtcttagtctgcgtgaatgaaagagtatgtctgacccttacttctttcttcattctcccctctcttagggaagcagcatcctggtcctcgcatagctgacctcgacctctgtaggtaacccatgcttctttgtgctcctagtattaagcttaatactgttgcgtcccccataccttgacgaggtggtattgggaacgtcctatcctagattcctatctaaaggtctcaaggtcaacttcataggacgggtcacactctcctccacacactacttatgtaggccactcgtttctaacgatgctaggaacttgtgaggtgcaggggctccttttctcaagtggtgctcactgagggattgagcccccgtgcaaagccgaagtcagtaatgctggggactttccacccttcctaaggggtaagtcacccaatgtaaatagcgtggtttgtatttcggttacggaacaaatgacaaattcaaagataatttgtattattcctaaccatacaaaccttagctatttacacatatgtgcccgccatccctggcccccaagtcaagtcctacctctaagtgaagtgaaacaaatcaccggtgtgtggggggggtggaggggtagcaagctacccttcccctacccccgctaactagcgcgggggtaactaaccctcgttaaaaactattggctcgtcatttcagctacgctaaaagataaacccaatgtaaatagctaaggtttgtatggttaggaaaaatacaaattatcttcgaatttgtcatatttatataaaatctaaattattcatttatatcacATTTTAAAACATTTCTATTTATAAACTAAATCAATTAAATGCATATGCGCTAGTTATGAAAAGCAAAAAGATTTTCTTTGCTCTAGTCTTAACTAATAGCACTTTTTATGTGATTTTATTATGTTTCAGTTTGCCTATCAAGGCTTCTAATTTGTCCTAAATTagtaattcattatatattttttttcaggttatAATTGGGCATTTGCTTGAAATTGACCTGACTAACGGCAGATGTAATGGCGACGTCCATTAATTACAAGACTACGGactgcattattgcaagagcccgtgcttgggcgtaagggccaggcaatcaataacaaaataatcacaagaaaacttctgttctactgttcaaatggaaattagaatctgtgactttataaaaaaaaatatacatgccatggatttaggtgtggggagaaatagtaattttaaaaattatgtaaatctatatacagtgaggctctaagtaccttGATATTGCGTAATCTGTTAACGTTAGTTGTTAGAATTCATCTGCtaaactaatattttttatttctatagatcCTAAAATCTGTTGCTGTCTTTGCCATTATACAGATTAAGTCTTAACAATCATAAATGCTGCTGtcagtttttatatgacatttttttttttacaaagaacaaAGCGTAAAATTAAGTTATAATTTATTTGCAACTTAAAAGAATATTACTGAATCACAACTTCAATCGACCAACCTTTCTGTCTCTTGCTATCTTGTGTTATATTAAATTTTCTTGAAGCCTCACATTTTCAATCACTTTGATCAACATTTCAgtcttgtgtcatactaaatttattAGAAGCCTCAGTATTAAATTTTGCTCTTTGTCACCAATTGAAAAGtttacttatgataatttttttcgtatttatatgaggtataagaatgttggtattatctttttttattgggACTATAGAAAAATGTTATATGATTTTCAGTCATGTGTCACTTAATATCAAATTTGATTTGACCACAATTCTTGTAAGTTTGCCATTCTTCGAAGCATATTTGGGAATATGTTTTCATGCTACTTGAATTTGTATTTCCGGGTAATTTATAACTATAATTTCTATTCAGCATTTAAAGTTTTACAAATAATTGATCATCGTTCAATTGTAAATCAGAgtataaaattttctaaaaattttgGTACTAATGTTAAAtggctagtgttttacaaacaatCATTTTAGCATCTATAGATCTTCAACCTGATTATAtggtataatgtatgtttttaaaacGATGTATTGAGTCcagatatttaattttaaattcaCTTAATATACTATTGTGTCTTGAAGTTCAACTCAATCAGGTGAAGTCCCCCTAAAAGAAGGactttttatacagtgatttctattttgtttttatacagtgatttctattgttcattgtttcATACTGTGATttcttttattcattgtttttatatagtgatctttattccttgtttttatacagtgattgctattcattgtttttattctttgtttttatacagtgatttctatcgTTCATTGTTTTCATACAGTGATTTATATTGGTCATTGTTTTTAAACAgtgatttctattcattgtttCTATGTAGTGGtttctattcattgttttataccgtgatttctattgttcattgtttttatagtgatttctattcattttaattttatacagtgatttctatcattcattgtttttatacagtgatttctattcattgtttttaagTATAAAACttatccgctggttatataaaaatggctaacgtccctgacgcctcggtaggaaattcaaaatctcgcgcggctatcgcagatatgccaggtgtacactagtgccctcgaggtacaacaggtagaactatacccaacctcttcagattttccctgccgctatggcggtcggttctattggatattctctctcgctttttactctggacgttatttggtgatgtattaacgtttttttactttaggctttcgcttttttgttttattcgaactgtgatcacgtatttataacttaaaaggtatgattaaaaggtttttcgacctattttaaacctcacgaaagcataggacgaaaggtaaacatctcgtccattgatgacgtcacagccttatgtcgtaggctataagtccgacttgctttttacaaagaattataagtggatactttcttttgaaatatcaagttataaatttaattaaaggattattaatctaagaagattttatccttttaatagtcttcttgaggtaatcttcaatctgtttgccccagatgctgaagccttgatgaggatgggggctttgggatcagcagctggggtctaatgaacagtgggaactacttcccactggacctcggtgcccagctgttaatccaactaaatcagtcagcactttctcttttacttgtggttatttcttttttctcccatctcttccttttgggctcgatattgttgacgactttggcatgttcgattatactttggatgctgctttggatttggcactgtgtgggatggacggcattccatctcaacctgtgccaatttagatgccatcaccctctggcagaccccattgagtgcagaccaagtctgttaagagtcgggctccagtgatctggttttaaatcacccatatttgcgggtaatgggtgacgccaggcattggagtcgacggtgggaggggctaactacccccactgaccagtgtacgcccacctaaagagaggcagcccctctctaatagaggactggtccccgctgaagcctcttctcgtgttgggccacatgggataggaggactgacatcctccgataagaggtggataacccggcttcctcataacaaaaaaacccacccctctgttgacgacctggaaaatacaaacatggacctcagcacagacagctccaactcggggtCTAACAtagtaacgttggaaccttatattcgttatgaaaataatgataagaaaacactagagaagaagagagagagtgtgagaaatgatgatagtacccaaagatatagaaaaatagaagtattacctggtcacaatgaagtagtgaattatgaacatttttttatcttagaatttgaaaacggaagaaatgagcgtttaaatgttttcaaagctaacagagaaatagtcaatttatgtggagggcagccaaaaagtttaccccaaggaaatggaagtctcttgatagagacactgtccccattacaaggtgaaaggttaaaaacactggcaacattggatggtcattgtgtaaaatgcatttcgcaccctactttcaaccagagtagaggtgtgatatatgcttcagaattgctagatatagaggaaaaagaaattgaggatgaactgaaaagtcaaggagtagttaaagtagtcagaatgagaaagagagttggagaacaacgtattcctcttgctactttgattataacatttgatcaatgtagattaccaaatgttattaaggctggttggctatcgttgaaggtgaaaccttatatcccttcacaattgcgatgttatcattgccaaatgtatggtcatttaagccagaaatgcaaagaaaaagtaaataataagccagctgtttgtgctaactgtggaaaaagtagccatggagtatgcagagaaaaccctaattgcatacattgtggggaggcacatccagctacatctaaaagctgcattaagtttatttttgaaaaagaaattcaggccattaggaccatggaaagggttacttttaaagaggctcgtaaaagagctcttgaaaagcagataagaccagggcaacctttttcaatggttctgaagaaaaacttgtcaaaccacactgACGAAAaatatatctctacttctaatatgaagaaacaaatgaaagtagttaaagaggttgaaagtcccatcgaaaatctatgtccagaaattgtataaaaatcaaaacatacttaaagatctgaaagttattcaaaagccaactactcagattctaaataatagtacaaacctctctcaggccgtgtccttgcctgatctgatggaggttccacttgaaactaatttacttGGTGAACCTgtagtagggaaggtgcaaaaacctgacagatcacaaccttttaatcgaaaaagagagagacctccatctctctcgcctcctaccataagaaacatttaagtcacgacttcaaataaatatggtaTCTTGTCTGctaatgtttctgatcaactagaaggcaaattgaaccaatcagaaattcaagttgaggcccaccatcctcctcaacaattagatcaaaaggacacaaagaaaaagaagaacacaaaacccactatatcaagatcctctctagagataccaccgggaaatattgttagatcaaatattgccaatgggaagacttcatctaaggtgtcttccaaataataaatcatagttttttcctccattctgcaatggaattgccagggtttaagggcgaaatatgaagaactcaagctcctcatacatgagcactcccctataacagtatgcctacaagaaagcaagctcaaTGCTAATACTctttgtcctcgagagtatgttagctatagaacaccatatgatcaacgagcagggagccatgggggaagtcttatatacgttcgtcaagatgttccccatatatctttgtccatctgtacccctctgcaggcagtggttgtacagattgatatagggagaaaatacacaatctgttctctttacttgcctccaaatgataacatctcgtatgataatatagtagaggtgattaaacaactcccacaaccttttctcccTTTTCTCctactaggagattttaatagtagacatcctttatggggtgatgttttggcaaatgcaagagttaatattatttcatcaattttggagaatgaagatgtcgggctccttaatacaggagaccccacacattttcatgtacagacaggtaccttgtcctgcattgacctatcagttgcaagctctgtctTTTCAAGTTTAATTGGAGACCAttaaatgattggcatactagtgatcatgcaccaatcattataaacaccaacaatggtccacctttacaaagatcgcctcgatggaatcttgataaggcggactggaatagatttcaggagttaagtgaaattgaaggaaatgcagaacagtttgaaagtgttgatgatgccatagacttacttaatggaactcttcacacagccggagtgaattcaattcccaaaacaacagggatgttcagacgacgaccagtcccctggtggtcatcagaactaactgccctgcacggAGCcccaagaaagtctttaactcgattgcgcatgggccgtactgaggagaatttagtcatatacaagaaatgtagagcacagttccgccgtgccatgaagaaagctaggcgccagtcttggatgtcatttgtttcctccattaacagtagaacaccaacatcatctgtgtggaggaaagtcaaaaagataggcaaattcaccccaaacccaccaccagtgttaaagataaatggctagtatatgactggagcaaccaaagttagcaatgccctagctgaccatttttcaaatgtatcgtgcaagtgtgaagcagctcctggtcaccagtataggagcattgaag includes:
- the LOC137630113 gene encoding uncharacterized protein; the protein is MDLSTDSSNSGSNIVTLEPYIRYENNDKKTLEKKRESVRNDDSTQRYRKIEVLPGHNEVVNYEHFFILEFENGRNERLNVFKANREIVNLCGGQPKSLPQGNGSLLIETLSPLQGERLKTLATLDGHCVKCISHPTFNQSRGVIYASELLDIEEKEIEDELKSQGVVKVVRMRKRVGEQRIPLATLIITFDQCRLPNVIKAGWLSLKVKPYIPSQLRCYHCQMYGHLSQKCKEKVNNKPAVCANCGKSSHGVCRENPNCIHCGEAHPATSKSCIKFIFEKEIQAIRTMERVTFKEARKRALEKQIRPGQPFSMVLKKNLSNHTDEKYISTSNMKKQMKVVKEVESPIENLCPEIV